The following coding sequences are from one Humulus lupulus chromosome X, drHumLupu1.1, whole genome shotgun sequence window:
- the LOC133803511 gene encoding uncharacterized protein LOC133803511 isoform X4 — protein MFTWANSVGGISGASGDHYNSKMDRTEDGVHGVLLHHKTADGQSPVTFSIAAEENDDVHISKCPYFLISGSSKGITAKEMWNEIKKYGSFDHLDCNGTSVSSKPGSTIGAAIAATLTIPSGAVRSVTFSLAWDCPEVRFIEKSYHRRYTKFYGSHGDAAANIAHDAILEHTNWESQIEEWQRPILEDKRLPEWYPITLFNELYYLNAGGTIWTDGSLALQSLSTVRETKFSLRSSKLNAKDTIDMSHNNDTAVEILERMTSVLEQIYAPAMKNSAFGACLLNDGEENVGQFLYLEGQEYIMWNTYDVHFYSSFSLLMLFPKLELSIQRDFAAAVMMHDPSRMKIMSDGKMVPRKAIGAVPHDIGLNDPWFELNAYNLFNTDRWKDLNSKFVLQVYRDVVATGDKSFAKAVWPSVYMAMAFMDQFDKDGDGMIENEGFPDQTYDAWSVTGVSAYCGGLWVAALQAASGMAHEVGDKASAHYFWMRYEKARGVYDTLWNGSYFNYDNSNGSSSSSIQADQLAGQWYAEVCGLSPIVDEGKVKIALEKVYNFNVLKVKGGSRGAVNGMLPDGRVDKSAMQSKEIWAGVTYSVAATMIQEGMVEMAFKTAAGVHQAAWSQQGLGYSFQTPEGWNIDDQYRSLCYMRPLAIWAMQWALIRPKITKQEMNYQGIKEDHLYARQHAAFTRVASLLKLPEEEAKGFPQILYELTCRRFSHSR, from the exons AATTCAGTTGGTGGGATCTCTGGAGCTTCTGGTGATCATTATAATTCAAAAATGGA CAGGACAGAGGATGGGGTGCATGGTGTACTTCTACACCACAA AACTGCAGATGGACAGTCTCCTGTTACATTTTCCATAGCAGCAGAGGAAAATGATGATGTCCACATTTCTAAGTGCCCCTACTTCTTAATATCTGGTAGTTCCAAGGGTATCACAGCAAAAGAAATGTGGAATGAAATAAAAAAG TACGGATCGTTTGATCACCTAGACTGCAATGGGACTTCAGTGTCTTCAAAACCAGGATCAACTATTGGAGCTGCCATAGCAGCAACTTTGACTATCCCATCTGGTGCTGTACGCTCTGTGACTTTTTCATTGGCATGGGACTGCCCAGAAGTGAGATTCATAGAGAAAAGTTATCATAG GCGGTACACAAAATTTTATGGTTCTCATGGTGATGCAGCTGCCAATATTGCACACGATGCCATCCTTG AGCATACTAATTGGGAATCTCAAATAGAAGAATGGCAAAGACCTATTCTTGAAGATAAAAGGCTTCCTGAATG GTATCCAATCACTCTTTTCAACGAGCTCTATTATCTCAATGCAGGAGGGACAATTTGGACAG ATGGATCACTTGCATTGCAAAGTTTATCAACTGTCAGAGAAACAAAATTCTCCCTCAGAAGTTCCAAACTAAATGCCAAAGACACCATAGACATGTCCCATAACAATGATACTGCTGTTGAAATCCTTGAAAGGATGACGTCCGTCCTTGAGCAAATATATGCTCCTGCTATGAAAAATTCTGCTTTTGGAGCATGTTTGCTCAATGATGGAGAAGAAAATGTAGGACAATTCCTTTATCTTGAAGGACAGGAATACATAATGTGGAACACCTATGATGTCCAtttttattcatctttttctcTACTAATGCTATTTCCAAAACTTGAACTAAGCATCCAAAGAGACTTTGCTGCAGCTGTAATGATGCATGATCCTAGCCGTATGAAGATCATGAGTGATGGGAAAATGGTTCCACGAAAAGCTATTGGTGCTGTTCCACACGATATAGGACTAAACGATCCTTGGTTTGAGCTAAATGCTTATAATTTGTTTAACACAGACAGATGGAAAGACTTAAATTCAAAGTTTGTTCTCCAAGTTTACAGGGATGTGGTTGCTACTGGTGACAAAAGCTTTGCCAAAGCTGTTTGGCCCTCGGTCTACATGGCAATGGCTTTCATGGATCAATTTGATAAGGATGGAGATGGAATGATTGAGAATGAAGGGTTCCCTGATCAGACTTATGATGCATGGTCTGTTACTGGTGTGAGCGCATACTGTGGTGGCCTTTGGGTGGCTGCTCTCCAGGCTGCTTCGGGCATGGCTCATGAAGTTGGTGATAAAGCATCTGCACATTACTTTTGGATGAGATATGAAAAGGCAAGAGGTGTCTATGACACTTTATGGAATGGTTCCTACTTCAATTATGATAATAGCAATGGTAGTTCAAGTTCGTCTATTCAGGCTGATCAGTTGGCTGGACAATG GTATGCCGAAGTGTGTGGTCTTTCTCCAATTGTTGATGAAGGCAAAGTGAAGATTGCACTTGAGAAAGTTTACAATTTCAATGTGCTAAAAGTGAAAGGAGGTTCACGTGGAGCTGTGAATGGAATGTTGCCTGATGGAAGAGTTGATAAGTCAGCTATGCAATCAAAGGAGATATGGGCTGGAGTAACATATTCTGTTGCTGCTACAATGATTCAGGAGGGAATGGTTGAAATGGCATTCAAGACTGCAGCAGGTGTTCACCAAGCAGCCTGGTCTCAACAAGGCCTTGG ATACTCATTTCAGACTCCGGAAGGTTGGAACATAGATGACCAATACAGATCTCTGTGTTATATGCGTCCATTGGCCATATGGGCCATGCAATGGGCCTTGATAAGGCCCAAGATCACTAAACAAGAAATGAATTACCAAGGCATAAAAGAAGACCATTTATATGCTAGACAACATGCGGCATTTACCAGAGTTGCAAGCCTCTTGAAGCTCCCAGAAGAGGAAGCTAAAGGCTTTCCACAGATTCTGTATGAATTAACCTGCAGGAGATTCTCACACTCACGCTGA
- the LOC133803511 gene encoding uncharacterized protein LOC133803511 isoform X5 codes for MNSVGGISGASGDHYNSKMDRTEDGVHGVLLHHKTADGQSPVTFSIAAEENDDVHISKCPYFLISGSSKGITAKEMWNEIKKYGSFDHLDCNGTSVSSKPGSTIGAAIAATLTIPSGAVRSVTFSLAWDCPEVRFIEKSYHRRYTKFYGSHGDAAANIAHDAILEHTNWESQIEEWQRPILEDKRLPEWYPITLFNELYYLNAGGTIWTDGSLALQSLSTVRETKFSLRSSKLNAKDTIDMSHNNDTAVEILERMTSVLEQIYAPAMKNSAFGACLLNDGEENVGQFLYLEGQEYIMWNTYDVHFYSSFSLLMLFPKLELSIQRDFAAAVMMHDPSRMKIMSDGKMVPRKAIGAVPHDIGLNDPWFELNAYNLFNTDRWKDLNSKFVLQVYRDVVATGDKSFAKAVWPSVYMAMAFMDQFDKDGDGMIENEGFPDQTYDAWSVTGVSAYCGGLWVAALQAASGMAHEVGDKASAHYFWMRYEKARGVYDTLWNGSYFNYDNSNGSSSSSIQADQLAGQWYAEVCGLSPIVDEGKVKIALEKVYNFNVLKVKGGSRGAVNGMLPDGRVDKSAMQSKEIWAGVTYSVAATMIQEGMVEMAFKTAAGVHQAAWSQQGLGYSFQTPEGWNIDDQYRSLCYMRPLAIWAMQWALIRPKITKQEMNYQGIKEDHLYARQHAAFTRVASLLKLPEEEAKGFPQILYELTCRRFSHSR; via the exons AATTCAGTTGGTGGGATCTCTGGAGCTTCTGGTGATCATTATAATTCAAAAATGGA CAGGACAGAGGATGGGGTGCATGGTGTACTTCTACACCACAA AACTGCAGATGGACAGTCTCCTGTTACATTTTCCATAGCAGCAGAGGAAAATGATGATGTCCACATTTCTAAGTGCCCCTACTTCTTAATATCTGGTAGTTCCAAGGGTATCACAGCAAAAGAAATGTGGAATGAAATAAAAAAG TACGGATCGTTTGATCACCTAGACTGCAATGGGACTTCAGTGTCTTCAAAACCAGGATCAACTATTGGAGCTGCCATAGCAGCAACTTTGACTATCCCATCTGGTGCTGTACGCTCTGTGACTTTTTCATTGGCATGGGACTGCCCAGAAGTGAGATTCATAGAGAAAAGTTATCATAG GCGGTACACAAAATTTTATGGTTCTCATGGTGATGCAGCTGCCAATATTGCACACGATGCCATCCTTG AGCATACTAATTGGGAATCTCAAATAGAAGAATGGCAAAGACCTATTCTTGAAGATAAAAGGCTTCCTGAATG GTATCCAATCACTCTTTTCAACGAGCTCTATTATCTCAATGCAGGAGGGACAATTTGGACAG ATGGATCACTTGCATTGCAAAGTTTATCAACTGTCAGAGAAACAAAATTCTCCCTCAGAAGTTCCAAACTAAATGCCAAAGACACCATAGACATGTCCCATAACAATGATACTGCTGTTGAAATCCTTGAAAGGATGACGTCCGTCCTTGAGCAAATATATGCTCCTGCTATGAAAAATTCTGCTTTTGGAGCATGTTTGCTCAATGATGGAGAAGAAAATGTAGGACAATTCCTTTATCTTGAAGGACAGGAATACATAATGTGGAACACCTATGATGTCCAtttttattcatctttttctcTACTAATGCTATTTCCAAAACTTGAACTAAGCATCCAAAGAGACTTTGCTGCAGCTGTAATGATGCATGATCCTAGCCGTATGAAGATCATGAGTGATGGGAAAATGGTTCCACGAAAAGCTATTGGTGCTGTTCCACACGATATAGGACTAAACGATCCTTGGTTTGAGCTAAATGCTTATAATTTGTTTAACACAGACAGATGGAAAGACTTAAATTCAAAGTTTGTTCTCCAAGTTTACAGGGATGTGGTTGCTACTGGTGACAAAAGCTTTGCCAAAGCTGTTTGGCCCTCGGTCTACATGGCAATGGCTTTCATGGATCAATTTGATAAGGATGGAGATGGAATGATTGAGAATGAAGGGTTCCCTGATCAGACTTATGATGCATGGTCTGTTACTGGTGTGAGCGCATACTGTGGTGGCCTTTGGGTGGCTGCTCTCCAGGCTGCTTCGGGCATGGCTCATGAAGTTGGTGATAAAGCATCTGCACATTACTTTTGGATGAGATATGAAAAGGCAAGAGGTGTCTATGACACTTTATGGAATGGTTCCTACTTCAATTATGATAATAGCAATGGTAGTTCAAGTTCGTCTATTCAGGCTGATCAGTTGGCTGGACAATG GTATGCCGAAGTGTGTGGTCTTTCTCCAATTGTTGATGAAGGCAAAGTGAAGATTGCACTTGAGAAAGTTTACAATTTCAATGTGCTAAAAGTGAAAGGAGGTTCACGTGGAGCTGTGAATGGAATGTTGCCTGATGGAAGAGTTGATAAGTCAGCTATGCAATCAAAGGAGATATGGGCTGGAGTAACATATTCTGTTGCTGCTACAATGATTCAGGAGGGAATGGTTGAAATGGCATTCAAGACTGCAGCAGGTGTTCACCAAGCAGCCTGGTCTCAACAAGGCCTTGG ATACTCATTTCAGACTCCGGAAGGTTGGAACATAGATGACCAATACAGATCTCTGTGTTATATGCGTCCATTGGCCATATGGGCCATGCAATGGGCCTTGATAAGGCCCAAGATCACTAAACAAGAAATGAATTACCAAGGCATAAAAGAAGACCATTTATATGCTAGACAACATGCGGCATTTACCAGAGTTGCAAGCCTCTTGAAGCTCCCAGAAGAGGAAGCTAAAGGCTTTCCACAGATTCTGTATGAATTAACCTGCAGGAGATTCTCACACTCACGCTGA
- the LOC133803511 gene encoding uncharacterized protein LOC133803511 isoform X6: MNSVGGISGASGDHYNSKMETEDGVHGVLLHHKTADGQSPVTFSIAAEENDDVHISKCPYFLISGSSKGITAKEMWNEIKKYGSFDHLDCNGTSVSSKPGSTIGAAIAATLTIPSGAVRSVTFSLAWDCPEVRFIEKSYHRRYTKFYGSHGDAAANIAHDAILEHTNWESQIEEWQRPILEDKRLPEWYPITLFNELYYLNAGGTIWTDGSLALQSLSTVRETKFSLRSSKLNAKDTIDMSHNNDTAVEILERMTSVLEQIYAPAMKNSAFGACLLNDGEENVGQFLYLEGQEYIMWNTYDVHFYSSFSLLMLFPKLELSIQRDFAAAVMMHDPSRMKIMSDGKMVPRKAIGAVPHDIGLNDPWFELNAYNLFNTDRWKDLNSKFVLQVYRDVVATGDKSFAKAVWPSVYMAMAFMDQFDKDGDGMIENEGFPDQTYDAWSVTGVSAYCGGLWVAALQAASGMAHEVGDKASAHYFWMRYEKARGVYDTLWNGSYFNYDNSNGSSSSSIQADQLAGQWYAEVCGLSPIVDEGKVKIALEKVYNFNVLKVKGGSRGAVNGMLPDGRVDKSAMQSKEIWAGVTYSVAATMIQEGMVEMAFKTAAGVHQAAWSQQGLGYSFQTPEGWNIDDQYRSLCYMRPLAIWAMQWALIRPKITKQEMNYQGIKEDHLYARQHAAFTRVASLLKLPEEEAKGFPQILYELTCRRFSHSR; the protein is encoded by the exons AATTCAGTTGGTGGGATCTCTGGAGCTTCTGGTGATCATTATAATTCAAAAATGGA GACAGAGGATGGGGTGCATGGTGTACTTCTACACCACAA AACTGCAGATGGACAGTCTCCTGTTACATTTTCCATAGCAGCAGAGGAAAATGATGATGTCCACATTTCTAAGTGCCCCTACTTCTTAATATCTGGTAGTTCCAAGGGTATCACAGCAAAAGAAATGTGGAATGAAATAAAAAAG TACGGATCGTTTGATCACCTAGACTGCAATGGGACTTCAGTGTCTTCAAAACCAGGATCAACTATTGGAGCTGCCATAGCAGCAACTTTGACTATCCCATCTGGTGCTGTACGCTCTGTGACTTTTTCATTGGCATGGGACTGCCCAGAAGTGAGATTCATAGAGAAAAGTTATCATAG GCGGTACACAAAATTTTATGGTTCTCATGGTGATGCAGCTGCCAATATTGCACACGATGCCATCCTTG AGCATACTAATTGGGAATCTCAAATAGAAGAATGGCAAAGACCTATTCTTGAAGATAAAAGGCTTCCTGAATG GTATCCAATCACTCTTTTCAACGAGCTCTATTATCTCAATGCAGGAGGGACAATTTGGACAG ATGGATCACTTGCATTGCAAAGTTTATCAACTGTCAGAGAAACAAAATTCTCCCTCAGAAGTTCCAAACTAAATGCCAAAGACACCATAGACATGTCCCATAACAATGATACTGCTGTTGAAATCCTTGAAAGGATGACGTCCGTCCTTGAGCAAATATATGCTCCTGCTATGAAAAATTCTGCTTTTGGAGCATGTTTGCTCAATGATGGAGAAGAAAATGTAGGACAATTCCTTTATCTTGAAGGACAGGAATACATAATGTGGAACACCTATGATGTCCAtttttattcatctttttctcTACTAATGCTATTTCCAAAACTTGAACTAAGCATCCAAAGAGACTTTGCTGCAGCTGTAATGATGCATGATCCTAGCCGTATGAAGATCATGAGTGATGGGAAAATGGTTCCACGAAAAGCTATTGGTGCTGTTCCACACGATATAGGACTAAACGATCCTTGGTTTGAGCTAAATGCTTATAATTTGTTTAACACAGACAGATGGAAAGACTTAAATTCAAAGTTTGTTCTCCAAGTTTACAGGGATGTGGTTGCTACTGGTGACAAAAGCTTTGCCAAAGCTGTTTGGCCCTCGGTCTACATGGCAATGGCTTTCATGGATCAATTTGATAAGGATGGAGATGGAATGATTGAGAATGAAGGGTTCCCTGATCAGACTTATGATGCATGGTCTGTTACTGGTGTGAGCGCATACTGTGGTGGCCTTTGGGTGGCTGCTCTCCAGGCTGCTTCGGGCATGGCTCATGAAGTTGGTGATAAAGCATCTGCACATTACTTTTGGATGAGATATGAAAAGGCAAGAGGTGTCTATGACACTTTATGGAATGGTTCCTACTTCAATTATGATAATAGCAATGGTAGTTCAAGTTCGTCTATTCAGGCTGATCAGTTGGCTGGACAATG GTATGCCGAAGTGTGTGGTCTTTCTCCAATTGTTGATGAAGGCAAAGTGAAGATTGCACTTGAGAAAGTTTACAATTTCAATGTGCTAAAAGTGAAAGGAGGTTCACGTGGAGCTGTGAATGGAATGTTGCCTGATGGAAGAGTTGATAAGTCAGCTATGCAATCAAAGGAGATATGGGCTGGAGTAACATATTCTGTTGCTGCTACAATGATTCAGGAGGGAATGGTTGAAATGGCATTCAAGACTGCAGCAGGTGTTCACCAAGCAGCCTGGTCTCAACAAGGCCTTGG ATACTCATTTCAGACTCCGGAAGGTTGGAACATAGATGACCAATACAGATCTCTGTGTTATATGCGTCCATTGGCCATATGGGCCATGCAATGGGCCTTGATAAGGCCCAAGATCACTAAACAAGAAATGAATTACCAAGGCATAAAAGAAGACCATTTATATGCTAGACAACATGCGGCATTTACCAGAGTTGCAAGCCTCTTGAAGCTCCCAGAAGAGGAAGCTAAAGGCTTTCCACAGATTCTGTATGAATTAACCTGCAGGAGATTCTCACACTCACGCTGA